The following coding sequences are from one Eublepharis macularius isolate TG4126 chromosome 19, MPM_Emac_v1.0, whole genome shotgun sequence window:
- the SUV39H1 gene encoding histone-lysine N-methyltransferase SUV39H1 has translation MAENLKAPVACSVCCKSTRSQLQDLCRLEKLCCPSLGVTRKNLYDFEVEYLCDYMKIRDEEYYLVKWRGYPELENTWEPRKNLRCLSILKQFHRDLEQALIRRGDKIQKNMRFLDQGITNYLVQKAKQRQALQQWEYELNAKRNHKGRIVVENEVDLDGPPRDFVYINEYKVGDGIVLNQVAVGCECRDCLLEASGGCCPGASNHKFAYNELGQVKIKAGMPIYECNSRCNCGMDCPNRVVQKGIRYDLCIFRTNNGRGWGVRTLEKIRKNSFVMEYVGEIITSEEAERRGQIYDRQGATYLFDLDYVEDVYTVDAAYYGNISHFVNHSCNPNLQVYNVFIENLDERLPRIAFFATQPIRVGEELTFDYNMQVDPVNSESTRMDSNFGLVGGLTGSPKKRMRIECKCGTESCRKYLF, from the exons CCCCTGTAGCCTGCTCCGTATGTTGCAAATCCACTCGGTCCCAGCTCCAGGATTTGTGCCGCTTGGAAAAGCTATGCTGCCCTTCTTTGGGAGTCACCAGGAAAAATCTCTATGACTTTGAAGTGGAATATCTGTGTGACTACATGAAGATCCGG GATGAGGAATACTATCTGGTGAAATGGCGGGGCTACCCTGAATTGGAGAACACCTGGGAGCCCCGTAAGAACTTGCGCTGCTTAAGCATCCTTAAGCAGTTCCACCGGGACCTAGAGCAGGCGTTGATCCGGCgaggagacaaaatccaaaagaacATGCGCTTTCTTGACCAAGGCATTACCAACTATCTGGTACAGAAAGCCAAACAGCGGCAGGCTCTGCAGCAGTGGGAGTATGAGCTCAACGCCAAACGCAATCACAAGGGACGCATTGTGGTAGAGAATGAGGTGGATTTGGATGGGCCTCCGCGGGACTTTGTCTACATTAATGAGTATAAGGTTGGGGACGGCATTGTCCTCAATCAGGTGGCTGTGGGCTGCGAATGCCGAGACTGTCTATTGGAAGCATCGGGGGGGTGTTGCCCAGGTGCTTCGAACCATAAGTTTGCCTATAACGAGCTCGGCCAAGTGAAGATCAAGGCTGGCATGCCCATCTATGAGTGCAATTCTCGCTGCAACTGTGGGATGGACTGCCCCAATCGTGTGGTGCAGAAAGGCATCCGTTACGATCTCTGCATTTTCCGGACAAATAACGGGCGTGGCTGGGGTGTGCGCACGCTGGAGAAGATCCGCAAGAACAGCTTTGTCATGGAATATGTGGGAGAG ATCATCACATCAGAGGAGGCTGAGCGACGGGGTCAAATCTATGACCGGCAGGGTGCCACTTACCTCTTTGACCTGGACTACGTAGAAGATGTATATACAGTGGATGCTGCCTACTATGGCAACATTTCGCATTTTGTCAACCACAGT TGTAACCCTAACCTACAGGTGTACAATGTCTTTATTGAAAATTTGGATGAGCGGCTGCCACGCATTGCCTTTTTTGCTACTCAGCCAATCCGTGTCGGTGAAGAACTCACCTTTGACTACAACATGCAAG tggacCCAGTAAATTCAGAGAGCACAAGGATGGACTCTAATTTCGGTCTAGTGGGAGGCCTGACTGGTTCCCCGAAGAAGCGGATGCGCATCGAGTGCAAGTGTGGCACCGAGTCCTGCCGGAAGTACCTCTTCTAG